A genomic region of Enterococcus sp. 12C11_DIV0727 contains the following coding sequences:
- the smpB gene encoding SsrA-binding protein SmpB, producing the protein MPKGEGKLIAQNRKARHDYTVVDTMEAGIVLQGTEIKSIRNGRINLKDGFARIRNGEAYLLNVHISPYEQGNIFNHDPLRTRKLLLHKKQIAKLIAETKNTGITIIPLKVYIRNGYAKVLIGLAKGKKQYDKREDLKRKEINREISRTLKESLR; encoded by the coding sequence ATGCCAAAAGGGGAAGGTAAGCTGATTGCCCAAAATCGTAAAGCACGGCATGACTATACTGTTGTTGATACAATGGAAGCAGGAATTGTTTTACAAGGAACAGAGATCAAATCAATTCGCAATGGACGAATCAATTTGAAAGACGGCTTTGCTAGAATCAGAAATGGTGAAGCCTACCTGCTCAATGTTCACATCAGTCCCTATGAGCAAGGGAATATTTTTAATCATGATCCTTTAAGAACAAGAAAATTATTGTTACACAAAAAACAAATTGCAAAATTGATTGCTGAAACAAAAAATACGGGAATTACGATCATCCCGTTAAAAGTATATATCCGTAACGGCTATGCTAAAGTGTTGATTGGTCTTGCAAAAGGGAAGAAACAATATGACAAGCGTGAAGATTTAAAACGCAAAGAGATCAATCGAGAAATCAGTCGTACCTTAAAAGAAAGTTTACGTTAA
- the atpH gene encoding ATP synthase F1 subunit delta, whose protein sequence is MKLDKYTVGKRYGKALFELAIEKQEADSIYQDLLKLREIFNEVPDLGDILSDVRLEPYEKDEIMKQMLNGFEGTTENFLKVVYNYSRMNDLLLMIDEYERRYDEHKSLLLGTALTAVPLTKEQHQLMEEKAAKLLGYEQANLINLIDPTIVGGVIIEANYKVIDGSIHKQLERIQELLLK, encoded by the coding sequence ATGAAGCTAGATAAATATACAGTCGGTAAACGCTATGGCAAAGCTTTGTTTGAGTTGGCGATTGAAAAGCAAGAAGCTGACAGCATTTATCAAGACTTATTAAAACTTAGAGAAATTTTTAATGAAGTGCCAGATTTAGGTGATATCTTAAGTGATGTTCGTCTTGAACCTTACGAAAAAGACGAGATCATGAAACAAATGTTAAATGGCTTTGAAGGCACGACAGAGAACTTTTTAAAAGTCGTTTATAACTATTCCCGTATGAATGATCTTCTATTGATGATCGATGAATACGAAAGACGTTATGATGAACACAAGAGCTTACTTTTAGGAACAGCTTTGACTGCCGTTCCATTAACGAAAGAACAGCATCAATTGATGGAAGAAAAAGCAGCCAAACTTTTAGGCTATGAACAAGCAAATTTAATCAATTTAATCGATCCAACCATTGTTGGCGGCGTAATCATCGAAGCCAATTACAAAGTGATTGATGGTAGTATCCACAAACAGTTAGAACGAATCCAAGAATTGTTATTAAAATAA
- the atpD gene encoding F0F1 ATP synthase subunit beta, giving the protein MSSGKIVEVIGPVVDVEFSLDQSLPDINNALVVYKNGEEKQKVVLEVALELGDGVIRSIAMESTDGLQRGMEVIDTGKPISVPVGKETLGRVFNVLGDTIDLEEPFPEDAIRSGIHKKALDFADLSTSNEILETGIKVIDLLAPYLKGGKVGLFGGAGVGKTVLIQELIHNIAQEHGGISVFTGVGERTREGNDLYFEMKDSGVIEKTAMVFGQMNEPPGARMRVALTGLTIAEYFRDVEGQDVLLFIDNIFRFTQAGSEVSALLGRMPSAVGYQPTLATEMGQLQERITSTKKGSITSIQAIYVPADDYTDPAPATAFAHLDATTNLERRLTEMGIYPAVDPLASSSSALAPEVVGDEHYVVATEVQHVLQRYRELQDIIAILGMDELSDQEKILVGRARRIQFFLSQNFNVAEQFTGQPGSYVPVADTVRGFRAILDGKYDDLPEEAFRSVGRIEDVIEKAKTLNY; this is encoded by the coding sequence ATGAGTTCAGGAAAGATTGTTGAAGTAATCGGTCCCGTTGTTGACGTGGAGTTTTCACTAGATCAATCCTTACCAGATATAAACAATGCATTAGTCGTTTATAAAAACGGCGAAGAAAAACAAAAAGTCGTGCTAGAAGTAGCTTTAGAACTAGGTGACGGTGTTATTCGTTCGATCGCCATGGAATCCACAGATGGATTACAACGTGGCATGGAAGTCATCGATACAGGTAAACCCATTTCTGTTCCTGTTGGAAAAGAAACCTTGGGTCGTGTTTTCAACGTTCTAGGCGATACGATCGACTTGGAAGAACCATTTCCAGAAGATGCTATCCGCAGTGGCATTCACAAAAAAGCCCTTGATTTTGCCGATTTAAGCACAAGTAATGAAATTTTAGAAACTGGGATCAAAGTAATCGATTTATTAGCACCTTACCTAAAAGGTGGTAAAGTTGGACTATTTGGTGGTGCCGGTGTTGGTAAAACCGTTTTGATTCAAGAACTAATTCATAATATTGCACAAGAACATGGCGGTATTTCCGTATTTACTGGTGTTGGCGAGCGGACACGTGAAGGGAATGACCTTTATTTTGAAATGAAGGACTCTGGAGTTATCGAAAAAACAGCCATGGTTTTCGGTCAAATGAATGAGCCTCCTGGTGCCCGTATGCGTGTGGCGTTAACGGGTTTGACGATTGCGGAATATTTCCGTGATGTTGAAGGTCAAGATGTACTCTTGTTCATCGATAATATTTTCCGTTTCACTCAAGCAGGTTCTGAAGTGTCTGCCCTCTTAGGTCGGATGCCGTCAGCTGTTGGGTACCAACCAACACTTGCGACTGAAATGGGACAATTGCAAGAACGCATTACTTCTACCAAAAAAGGCTCTATCACATCGATTCAAGCAATCTATGTGCCAGCCGATGACTATACTGATCCGGCACCGGCAACAGCCTTTGCCCATTTAGATGCTACAACTAACTTAGAGCGTCGTTTAACTGAAATGGGTATCTACCCAGCAGTTGATCCGTTAGCTTCATCTTCAAGTGCTTTAGCACCAGAAGTCGTAGGTGACGAGCATTATGTTGTAGCCACAGAAGTACAACATGTATTGCAACGTTACCGTGAGTTACAAGATATCATTGCCATCTTAGGGATGGATGAATTATCAGATCAAGAAAAAATCTTGGTTGGCCGCGCTCGCCGTATCCAATTTTTCTTATCTCAAAACTTTAATGTAGCAGAACAATTTACCGGACAACCTGGTTCATATGTTCCAGTTGCTGATACTGTTCGTGGCTTTAGAGCGATTCTTGATGGAAAATACGATGACTTACCGGAAGAAGCTTTCCGTAGTGTCGGTAGAATCGAAGATGTTATAGAAAAAGCGAAGACGTTGAACTACTAA
- the secG gene encoding preprotein translocase subunit SecG, which yields MYNFILTLVIILSVVMVIAVMMQPSKQNSAASAFTGGADKLFGKQKARGFEAVMQRATAIIGAVWMLLLFILVLLSSK from the coding sequence ATGTATAATTTTATTTTAACACTCGTAATCATCCTTTCAGTAGTGATGGTTATTGCCGTTATGATGCAACCAAGTAAACAAAACAGTGCAGCAAGTGCATTTACAGGTGGCGCAGATAAACTTTTCGGTAAGCAAAAAGCACGTGGATTTGAAGCTGTTATGCAACGCGCAACAGCAATTATTGGTGCAGTTTGGATGTTACTATTATTTATTTTAGTATTATTATCATCAAAGTAA
- a CDS encoding F0F1 ATP synthase subunit gamma — protein MGASLNEIKQRIASTKKTSQITNAMQMVSGAKLTKSEAASRSFQEYASKIRSIVTHLVAAQLSDLEELDSYDNEEASESGNYHMMLTSRPVKKTGYIVITSDKGLVGGYNSSILKQTMKMMADDHKSQDEYVLIAIGGTAADFFKARGINVAYELRGLSDQPSFDEVRKIVSTATTMYESEVFDELYVCYNHHINSLTSQFRVEKMLPISDLDPDEATTYEQEYILEPSEEAILDNLLPQYAESLIYGAIIDAKTAEHAAGMTAMKTATDNAQNIISDLTISYNRARQGAITQEITEIVAGAAALE, from the coding sequence TTGGGTGCTTCATTAAATGAAATCAAACAACGCATTGCTTCAACTAAAAAAACCAGTCAAATCACCAATGCTATGCAGATGGTTTCAGGTGCTAAACTGACAAAATCAGAAGCGGCTTCTAGAAGTTTTCAAGAATATGCGTCAAAAATCCGTTCTATCGTGACTCATCTTGTGGCAGCACAATTAAGTGATCTGGAAGAATTGGATTCATATGACAATGAAGAAGCGTCAGAAAGTGGAAACTACCATATGATGCTAACATCTCGTCCTGTGAAAAAAACAGGTTATATCGTCATTACTTCTGATAAAGGATTAGTTGGTGGGTATAACAGTTCAATTTTGAAACAAACGATGAAAATGATGGCAGATGATCATAAATCTCAAGATGAATATGTCTTGATTGCTATTGGCGGAACGGCGGCAGATTTTTTCAAAGCTCGTGGAATAAATGTTGCCTATGAGCTTCGTGGCTTAAGTGATCAACCTAGTTTTGATGAAGTTAGGAAAATCGTTTCGACGGCTACTACGATGTATGAAAGTGAAGTCTTTGATGAGTTGTATGTTTGCTATAACCACCATATTAATTCATTGACTAGCCAATTTCGTGTAGAAAAAATGCTGCCGATTTCAGATTTAGATCCAGATGAAGCGACAACGTATGAGCAAGAATATATTTTAGAGCCTTCAGAAGAAGCCATCTTAGATAATTTATTACCGCAATATGCTGAAAGTTTGATCTATGGCGCTATTATCGATGCCAAAACAGCGGAACATGCTGCTGGAATGACAGCGATGAAAACAGCCACTGATAATGCGCAAAATATTATTAGTGATTTGACGATTTCTTATAACCGTGCTCGCCAAGGCGCAATCACACAAGAAATCACCGAAATTGTAGCAGGTGCTGCAGCGTTAGAATAA
- the atpE gene encoding F0F1 ATP synthase subunit C gives MDGLNYIAAAIAVFGAAVGAAYGNGKVISKTIESMTRQPEMAGQLRTTMFIGVALIEAVPILGVVIALLLVLK, from the coding sequence ATGGACGGATTAAATTATATAGCAGCAGCAATCGCAGTTTTCGGAGCAGCAGTCGGAGCAGCTTATGGTAACGGAAAAGTTATCTCAAAAACAATCGAATCAATGACACGCCAACCAGAAATGGCTGGACAACTAAGAACAACAATGTTTATCGGGGTTGCCTTGATCGAAGCGGTTCCTATTCTAGGTGTAGTTATTGCATTGTTATTAGTGCTTAAATAA
- the rnr gene encoding ribonuclease R, translating into MTKQTIKEKILFFMENHPKKSVSMEEIAEGLQLQKSSDFKLLVQTIATMEREKLVEFNKKGKIRLPQKNGDIEGTFRANERGFGFVTIDPEEADVYIPKEAVNFAMDGDIVVIDIVQPADAFSDRGAEGKVVAIKTRAITQVVGEFIAYDEKEVNETDLYGYAVPKDKKMTGLTFNIAAQGIKPVDGSIVIVEVTHYPEKEYPKSLEGIVKKVVGHKNDPGMDILSIVVAHGIPTSFPDEVIAEADKVPETISETDIQGRRDLRDQLIVTIDGEDAKDLDDAVTVQKLTNGNYFLGVHIADVSYYLTEGSELDQEAYERGTSVYLTDRVVPMIPQRLSNGICSLNPNVPRLTMSCEMEITPEGHVVKHDIFQSVIQTTERMTYTAVNEILEEEKPETMRRYKKLLTMFKEMGELHHILEQMRENRGAISFEDREAKVLVDAEGHPHDILLRTRGVGERLIESFMLVANETVAKHFNDLKLPFIYRIHEQPKEEKMQRFFDFAAMLGILVKGTKADITPKDLQRVLEQVADKPEEAVINTMLLRSMQQARYSEDNYGHYGLAAEYYTHFTSPIRRYPDLIVHRLIRSYAGNVSEKLKEKWEQDLPDIADHSSRMERRAVETEREVDSMKKAEFMAEKIGEEYDGIISSVTRFGLFVELPNTIEGLIHVNNLKQDYFHFIENHMALVGERTGMTLKIGQKVKVKVDKADPETREIDFEFLEAEEVERIEAPKQKKRQDNRRKRSLDHKNSDKKPFTQKKNKKKGKKPFYKEVAKKKKSKKQKNK; encoded by the coding sequence ATGACAAAACAAACAATCAAGGAGAAAATCCTGTTTTTCATGGAAAATCATCCGAAAAAAAGTGTCTCCATGGAAGAAATCGCAGAAGGGTTGCAACTACAAAAAAGCTCAGACTTTAAATTGTTAGTTCAAACCATTGCAACCATGGAACGTGAAAAATTAGTTGAATTTAACAAAAAAGGCAAGATCCGTTTGCCGCAAAAAAATGGTGACATCGAAGGAACTTTCCGTGCTAATGAACGAGGCTTTGGGTTTGTAACAATCGACCCTGAAGAAGCAGACGTTTATATTCCAAAAGAAGCAGTTAACTTTGCTATGGATGGCGATATTGTTGTAATTGATATCGTACAACCAGCAGATGCTTTTTCAGACCGAGGTGCTGAAGGGAAAGTTGTAGCAATTAAAACACGTGCAATTACTCAGGTAGTCGGTGAATTTATCGCCTATGATGAAAAAGAAGTCAACGAAACCGATTTATATGGCTATGCAGTTCCAAAAGACAAAAAAATGACTGGGCTGACGTTTAACATCGCAGCTCAAGGAATCAAACCAGTTGACGGTAGTATTGTGATCGTAGAAGTGACCCACTATCCAGAAAAAGAATATCCAAAAAGTTTAGAAGGAATCGTCAAAAAAGTAGTGGGGCATAAAAACGATCCTGGTATGGATATCTTGTCGATCGTTGTGGCTCACGGTATTCCAACTAGTTTTCCTGATGAAGTGATCGCTGAAGCGGACAAAGTGCCAGAGACTATTTCAGAGACCGATATACAAGGTCGTCGAGATTTACGGGATCAACTGATCGTCACGATCGACGGGGAAGATGCCAAAGATTTAGATGATGCAGTAACAGTACAAAAATTGACGAACGGCAACTATTTTTTAGGCGTGCACATTGCAGATGTCTCTTACTATCTAACAGAAGGCAGTGAGTTAGACCAAGAAGCTTATGAACGCGGGACTAGCGTGTACTTGACTGACCGAGTTGTGCCGATGATTCCGCAACGTTTATCTAATGGCATTTGTTCGTTGAATCCTAATGTGCCGAGACTTACAATGAGTTGCGAGATGGAAATAACACCAGAAGGTCATGTCGTGAAGCATGATATTTTCCAAAGTGTGATCCAAACGACTGAACGAATGACCTATACGGCAGTCAATGAAATTTTAGAAGAAGAAAAACCAGAAACGATGAGACGTTATAAAAAATTACTAACCATGTTTAAAGAAATGGGAGAACTTCACCATATTCTCGAACAAATGCGGGAAAACCGTGGCGCAATTTCATTTGAAGATCGTGAAGCAAAAGTTTTAGTGGATGCAGAAGGTCACCCACATGATATCTTACTTCGGACACGAGGCGTTGGTGAACGTTTGATTGAATCATTTATGCTTGTAGCCAATGAAACGGTAGCGAAGCATTTCAATGATTTGAAACTACCGTTTATTTATCGAATCCATGAACAACCTAAAGAAGAAAAAATGCAGCGATTCTTCGATTTTGCCGCTATGTTAGGTATTTTAGTTAAAGGCACGAAGGCAGATATTACACCTAAAGATTTGCAAAGAGTTTTAGAACAAGTTGCAGATAAGCCAGAAGAAGCTGTGATCAATACAATGTTATTGCGTAGTATGCAACAAGCTCGTTATTCAGAAGATAACTATGGACACTATGGCTTGGCTGCTGAGTACTATACTCACTTTACCTCACCGATCCGTCGTTACCCAGACTTGATCGTGCATCGATTGATTCGCAGTTATGCAGGGAATGTCTCCGAAAAGCTAAAAGAAAAATGGGAACAGGACTTACCTGATATTGCAGATCATAGCTCAAGAATGGAGCGTCGAGCGGTTGAGACAGAACGTGAAGTTGACTCAATGAAGAAAGCTGAATTTATGGCAGAGAAAATTGGTGAAGAATATGATGGGATCATTAGCTCAGTTACTCGATTCGGATTATTTGTAGAACTTCCGAATACAATTGAAGGGTTGATCCATGTCAATAACTTGAAACAAGATTATTTCCATTTTATTGAAAATCATATGGCTCTTGTTGGTGAACGAACAGGAATGACGTTGAAAATCGGTCAAAAAGTTAAGGTAAAAGTGGATAAAGCTGATCCTGAAACAAGAGAAATCGATTTTGAGTTTCTTGAAGCGGAAGAAGTAGAAAGAATCGAAGCACCGAAACAAAAGAAACGTCAGGATAATCGCCGAAAACGCAGTTTAGATCATAAAAATAGTGATAAAAAACCATTTACACAAAAGAAGAATAAGAAAAAAGGCAAAAAACCTTTCTATAAAGAAGTAGCGAAAAAGAAAAAAAGTAAGAAACAAAAGAATAAATAG
- the atpA gene encoding F0F1 ATP synthase subunit alpha → MAIKAEEISALIKEQIKNYQQELAVEEIGTVTYVGDGIARAHGLENAMSGELLEFSNGSYGMAQNLETNDVGIIILGDFETIREGDKVKRTGKIMEVPVGEAMIGRVVNPLGQPIDGLGEIKTDKTRPVEAAAPGVMQRKSVDQPMQTGLKAIDALVPIGRGQRELVIGDRKTGKTSIAIDTIINQKGQDVICIYVAIGQKESTVRNQVETLRAYGALDYTIIVNAGASQPAPLLYIAPYAGAAMGEEFMYNGKHVLIIFDDLSKQAVAYRELSLLLRRPPGREAYPGDVFYLHSRLLERAAKLSDELGGGSMTALPFVETQAGDISAYIPTNVISITDGQIFLESDLFYAGTRPAVDAGLSVSRVGGSAQIKAMKKVAGTLRLDLASYRELEAFTQFGSDLDAATQAKLNRGRRTVEILKQKLHAPLAVEKQVVILYALTHGFLDSISVAKILDFESELFDFLDGKHPELFETIRTTKDLPKSEDLDAAISEFKEIFGAANLEVSTAKDTLESIQNA, encoded by the coding sequence ATGGCTATCAAAGCAGAAGAAATCAGTGCCTTGATTAAGGAACAAATCAAAAATTATCAACAAGAATTGGCAGTCGAAGAGATTGGAACTGTCACATACGTTGGGGATGGAATTGCTCGTGCCCATGGTTTAGAAAATGCGATGAGTGGAGAATTACTTGAATTTTCTAATGGCTCATACGGAATGGCGCAAAACTTAGAAACCAATGATGTCGGTATTATCATCTTGGGTGATTTTGAAACCATTCGAGAAGGCGACAAAGTAAAACGGACTGGTAAAATCATGGAAGTTCCAGTTGGTGAAGCAATGATCGGACGTGTTGTTAATCCGTTAGGCCAACCAATCGACGGCTTAGGTGAAATTAAAACGGATAAGACTCGTCCTGTTGAAGCGGCAGCGCCAGGTGTTATGCAAAGAAAATCAGTTGACCAACCAATGCAAACAGGTCTCAAAGCGATCGACGCACTTGTACCAATCGGTCGTGGGCAACGTGAATTAGTGATCGGTGACCGTAAAACAGGTAAAACATCGATTGCTATTGATACAATCATCAACCAGAAAGGTCAAGATGTGATTTGTATCTATGTTGCAATCGGACAAAAGGAATCAACGGTTCGTAACCAAGTTGAAACACTAAGAGCATATGGTGCCCTTGATTATACAATTATTGTAAATGCTGGAGCATCTCAACCAGCGCCATTACTTTATATTGCCCCTTATGCAGGAGCTGCGATGGGTGAAGAATTCATGTATAACGGCAAACATGTTTTGATCATCTTTGATGACTTATCAAAACAAGCTGTTGCTTATCGTGAACTTTCATTATTACTACGCCGTCCTCCAGGTCGGGAAGCTTATCCAGGTGATGTTTTCTATCTGCATTCACGTCTATTAGAACGTGCAGCAAAATTAAGCGATGAATTAGGCGGTGGTTCAATGACTGCCTTGCCATTTGTTGAAACCCAAGCCGGAGATATTTCAGCTTATATCCCAACAAATGTTATTTCAATCACAGATGGACAAATCTTCCTAGAAAGCGACTTATTCTATGCAGGAACTCGTCCAGCCGTTGATGCCGGTCTTTCAGTATCGCGTGTTGGTGGTTCAGCACAAATCAAAGCAATGAAAAAAGTAGCAGGTACGCTTCGTTTAGATTTAGCTAGTTACCGTGAATTAGAAGCCTTCACTCAATTTGGTTCTGATTTAGATGCGGCAACACAAGCAAAATTAAATCGTGGTCGTCGTACTGTCGAAATTTTAAAACAAAAACTACATGCGCCATTAGCGGTAGAAAAACAAGTTGTGATCTTATATGCATTGACACATGGCTTCTTAGACAGTATCAGTGTTGCAAAAATTCTAGATTTTGAATCTGAATTATTTGACTTTTTAGATGGCAAACATCCTGAGTTATTTGAAACGATCCGCACAACGAAAGATTTACCAAAATCAGAAGATCTAGATGCAGCAATCAGCGAATTTAAAGAAATTTTCGGTGCAGCCAACTTAGAAGTTTCTACTGCAAAAGATACACTTGAATCAATTCAAAATGCGTAA
- the atpB gene encoding F0F1 ATP synthase subunit A, producing MEEKTLLFKIGPIWFDGTICLMVLLTCVIVFGIVYFCTRNIQMKPKGKQNVIEYLIDFVRSIITDNMPSKEVTNFHLLAFTMFMFVLVANIIGLVTKVAIGDYTYWKSPTADPMVTLTLALIMIALTHFFSVSRFGLKGYFKNSFLSPVSFLMPIKLMEEFTNLLTLALRLYGNIFAGEVLLGLIAGLVSSVGLWTIPLAIPLEMIWLAFSLFIGGIQAFIFVTLSMVYMAHKVEVEE from the coding sequence TTGGAAGAGAAGACACTACTCTTCAAGATTGGGCCAATTTGGTTTGACGGAACGATTTGCTTAATGGTTCTGTTAACATGTGTCATTGTCTTTGGGATAGTATATTTCTGCACAAGGAATATTCAAATGAAACCTAAAGGCAAACAAAATGTCATTGAGTATCTCATTGATTTTGTTCGAAGTATCATTACCGACAATATGCCGAGTAAAGAAGTAACAAATTTTCACCTGCTAGCATTCACGATGTTTATGTTCGTTTTAGTTGCTAACATTATTGGGTTAGTAACAAAAGTGGCTATCGGGGATTACACATATTGGAAGAGCCCAACAGCCGATCCAATGGTTACCTTAACACTAGCATTGATTATGATTGCTTTAACACATTTCTTCAGTGTTAGTCGTTTTGGCTTAAAAGGATATTTCAAAAACAGCTTTTTAAGTCCGGTATCTTTTTTAATGCCAATCAAGTTGATGGAAGAATTTACGAACTTGCTTACGTTGGCACTACGTTTGTACGGAAATATTTTTGCCGGTGAAGTATTACTTGGACTAATTGCCGGACTTGTATCCAGCGTTGGACTTTGGACAATTCCACTCGCAATACCGCTAGAAATGATTTGGTTAGCCTTCTCATTATTTATCGGCGGAATTCAAGCATTTATTTTTGTAACATTATCAATGGTTTACATGGCTCATAAAGTTGAAGTCGAAGAATAA
- a CDS encoding alpha/beta hydrolase — MKTISLPKPLFTQNGSRAVLLLHAYSGSSNDVRMLSRYLEKENYTVYSPNFSGHATVAPEDILEKTTSDWQRDTIEAVQFLKEKGYQEIAVFGLSMGGIFTMEALTSQVAGIIGGGFFCSPIFPVKNTVPENFVLYADKVLKTAGVPNEERAQRMVKIKEASFAQLKDIENFSEQTANKLDQIKVPVFMGQAGKDQMIDPLGVYKTAEALTQTRFTLNWYPDSGHVLTIGPDHKQLEQDVVTFLNTLSWNEEKE, encoded by the coding sequence GTGAAAACAATAAGTCTACCTAAACCATTATTTACGCAAAATGGTTCTCGTGCAGTATTACTCTTACACGCTTATTCAGGAAGCAGCAACGATGTACGTATGCTGAGTCGTTATTTAGAAAAAGAAAATTATACTGTTTATTCCCCAAATTTTTCGGGTCATGCAACCGTTGCGCCAGAAGATATTTTAGAAAAGACAACAAGTGATTGGCAGCGGGATACAATTGAGGCTGTTCAGTTTTTAAAAGAAAAAGGGTATCAGGAAATTGCCGTTTTTGGTCTTTCGATGGGTGGAATTTTTACAATGGAGGCATTGACAAGTCAGGTGGCAGGAATTATAGGTGGCGGTTTTTTCTGCTCACCGATTTTCCCAGTAAAAAACACAGTTCCGGAAAATTTTGTTTTATATGCAGATAAAGTGTTAAAAACGGCTGGTGTGCCAAATGAAGAAAGAGCACAGCGGATGGTCAAAATCAAAGAAGCCTCTTTCGCGCAATTAAAAGATATTGAAAATTTTTCAGAACAGACGGCCAATAAACTTGATCAAATCAAGGTTCCTGTTTTTATGGGACAAGCAGGTAAGGATCAAATGATCGATCCGCTAGGTGTTTATAAAACGGCTGAAGCGCTGACCCAAACACGATTTACATTAAACTGGTATCCAGATAGTGGTCATGTACTAACGATTGGACCAGATCATAAACAATTAGAACAAGACGTAGTCACATTTTTGAATACATTGTCTTGGAATGAGGAGAAAGAATGA
- the atpF gene encoding F0F1 ATP synthase subunit B codes for MLDYLVIGEAGPSTTIGTMIVVSGAFLILMLLIKKFAWEAITDMLKKREDKIANDLDSAEQSRIAAAKLQEERQQKLLSSKSEAAEILKHAKESGDQNRQKILSETNDEVSRLREKARLDISQEHEEALASVKDEVATLSLQIAEKILNKELTPDAHDSLINSYIEGLGKSNEAR; via the coding sequence ATGCTAGATTATTTAGTAATCGGTGAAGCAGGACCCAGTACAACAATTGGTACAATGATTGTTGTAAGTGGCGCTTTTCTAATTTTGATGCTTCTAATCAAGAAATTCGCTTGGGAAGCTATCACTGATATGTTAAAAAAACGTGAAGATAAAATTGCCAACGATTTAGATTCTGCAGAACAATCTCGAATCGCAGCTGCTAAATTGCAAGAAGAACGCCAACAAAAATTGCTTTCTTCTAAATCAGAAGCAGCAGAAATCCTTAAACATGCGAAAGAGAGCGGAGACCAAAACCGTCAAAAAATCTTATCAGAAACCAATGATGAAGTTTCACGTTTACGAGAAAAAGCACGTCTTGATATTTCTCAAGAGCATGAAGAAGCGTTGGCGTCTGTTAAAGATGAAGTGGCAACCTTGTCTTTACAAATTGCAGAGAAAATTTTAAATAAAGAATTGACCCCCGATGCACATGACTCGCTGATCAATTCTTATATCGAAGGCTTAGGTAAGTCAAATGAAGCTAGATAA